A portion of the Phormidium ambiguum IAM M-71 genome contains these proteins:
- a CDS encoding M16 family metallopeptidase: protein MSDFSADVFRLSNGLTVIHQYIPATPVAVVDVWVRAGATREPEQWSGMAHFLEHMIFKGTEQVPPGMFDQVVEYWGGMTNAATSHDYAHFYITTAVPYLEDTLPYLAELLINASIPDEEFFRERDVVLEEILQSQDNPDYLAFQMMMETVYQNHPYSRPVLGTEELLLQHSPETMRCFHASHYQPENMTVVIVGGVPQGMALELVNNSFNGFKARSSCPPLLTNKLTPIQEVRRQELFLERIEDSRLMMAWTGPGVEQLRTAYGLDLISVLLAEGRCSRLVNKLREEEQLVYGIAGSFSLQQDSSLFTITAHLEAENIEKVEATIGKYLLELQTEPISEIELARCKRLLCNDYAFSTESPGQLAGLYGYYNTIAQAEIAVTYPQQIQGITSEDVQQIASEFLSPDNYVVTELKPYQE from the coding sequence GTGTCAGACTTTTCAGCTGATGTGTTCAGACTAAGTAATGGACTGACGGTGATTCATCAGTACATTCCGGCTACACCTGTAGCTGTAGTAGACGTTTGGGTGCGTGCAGGTGCGACTAGGGAACCAGAACAATGGTCTGGAATGGCGCACTTTTTAGAGCACATGATTTTTAAAGGCACCGAACAAGTTCCGCCGGGGATGTTTGACCAAGTGGTGGAATACTGGGGCGGCATGACTAATGCTGCTACTAGTCATGATTATGCCCATTTCTACATCACTACGGCTGTTCCATATTTAGAAGACACTTTGCCTTATTTAGCAGAATTGTTAATCAATGCTTCTATCCCTGATGAGGAATTTTTTCGAGAAAGAGATGTCGTTTTAGAAGAAATTCTCCAATCTCAGGATAATCCTGATTACTTAGCTTTCCAGATGATGATGGAAACTGTCTACCAAAACCATCCTTACAGCCGTCCGGTTTTGGGTACAGAAGAATTATTATTACAGCATTCTCCAGAAACAATGCGTTGTTTCCATGCTTCCCATTATCAACCGGAAAATATGACGGTGGTAATTGTGGGTGGTGTGCCGCAGGGAATGGCGTTGGAGTTGGTGAATAATTCGTTTAATGGTTTTAAAGCACGGTCTAGTTGTCCGCCTTTATTGACAAATAAGTTGACACCAATTCAAGAAGTGCGTCGCCAAGAATTGTTTTTAGAGAGAATAGAAGATTCACGTTTAATGATGGCATGGACAGGGCCAGGAGTAGAACAACTTCGTACTGCTTATGGTTTAGATTTAATTTCGGTGCTTTTGGCAGAAGGGCGCTGTTCTCGATTGGTGAATAAGTTACGGGAAGAAGAACAGTTAGTGTATGGGATTGCTGGTAGTTTCTCGTTACAGCAGGATTCGAGTTTGTTTACAATTACTGCTCACTTGGAAGCGGAAAATATCGAAAAAGTGGAAGCGACGATCGGTAAATATTTGCTAGAGTTGCAAACAGAACCGATTTCGGAGATAGAATTGGCGCGGTGTAAGCGTTTGTTGTGTAATGATTATGCGTTTTCCACCGAATCTCCTGGTCAATTAGCAGGTTTGTATGGTTACTATAATACGATCGCTCAAGCAGAAATAGCTGTAACCTATCCTCAGCAAATTCAAGGAATTACCTCTGAAGATGTGCAACAAATAGCCAGTGAATTTCTCTCTCCTGACAATTATGTAGTCACAGAGTTAAAACCTTACCAGGAATAG
- a CDS encoding peptidoglycan-binding domain-containing protein: MSVLTRVSVFLIPVSLVMWYPHSSAIAAELRSIIAQEKVESIQKLVAQSSTSVVVDRPILKKGSKGKEVSELQAALKLLGYYKGEVDGVYNDNTASAVSQFQQAAGLNPDGIVDRETWQKLFPQTPSSANNSQLANSPKPEITPATSEKQSTTEEPTTDSNNTQTSETPTVNLPTLKLGMQSPEVFWLQKRLQAIGFFQGSVDGIFGKDTQTAVIAAQKKYGLKPDGIVGAATWQAILP; this comes from the coding sequence ATGTCAGTATTGACTCGGGTTTCGGTGTTTTTAATTCCTGTTTCTCTGGTAATGTGGTATCCTCATTCATCAGCGATCGCGGCAGAGTTGCGTAGCATTATCGCACAGGAAAAAGTAGAATCTATTCAGAAATTAGTTGCTCAAAGTTCAACTAGCGTTGTTGTCGATCGGCCAATTTTAAAAAAAGGTAGCAAAGGCAAAGAAGTTTCCGAATTACAAGCTGCTTTAAAACTTTTGGGATATTACAAAGGCGAAGTTGACGGGGTTTATAATGACAATACTGCAAGCGCCGTTAGCCAATTTCAGCAAGCTGCTGGTTTAAATCCTGATGGAATTGTCGATCGAGAAACATGGCAAAAATTGTTTCCTCAAACTCCATCTTCAGCTAATAACTCTCAATTAGCTAATAGTCCAAAACCGGAAATTACACCAGCCACTTCCGAAAAGCAATCGACTACAGAAGAACCTACAACTGATAGTAATAACACCCAAACTTCGGAAACTCCCACTGTAAATTTACCAACCTTGAAATTGGGAATGCAAAGTCCTGAAGTGTTTTGGTTACAAAAAAGACTGCAAGCGATCGGATTTTTTCAAGGTTCTGTAGACGGAATTTTTGGCAAAGACACTCAAACTGCTGTAATAGCGGCGCAGAAAAAGTACGGACTAAAACCTGATGGAATTGTCGGTGCTGCTACTTGGCAAGCAATTTTACCTTAA
- a CDS encoding pentapeptide repeat-containing protein — translation MKFTPIASATLLTTLSLTNTAFAANPEQTRQLLATKQCSRCDLTDAGLVMANLAGADLTGADLSRANLSRANLMGADLRGANLMGASLHGANLTGANLSGANLTAADLRGAYLSQANLVGTNLVNANLLGAIGLPNYTGNAEDFYRWGMAEAERDNHQRALELLNQALVMKPDYANAYLGRGMVQFNQGDRIAALADTKKAAELYNSQGDQNGVKVAQQVIEGIEQLNNPKKDKGPSTGENLLNLFQGLASLALQLWL, via the coding sequence ATGAAATTCACACCCATAGCTAGCGCCACCTTACTAACTACACTTAGTCTGACAAATACTGCTTTTGCGGCTAATCCTGAACAAACTAGACAGCTACTTGCCACCAAACAATGTTCTCGATGCGATTTAACTGATGCAGGATTAGTTATGGCTAATCTAGCAGGTGCCGATTTGACGGGTGCCGATCTAAGTCGGGCGAATCTGAGTCGTGCTAATTTGATGGGTGCAGATCTCAGAGGTGCTAACCTGATGGGTGCCAGTCTGCATGGTGCTAATCTGACAGGTGCTAACTTGAGTGGAGCTAATCTGACTGCGGCTGATTTAAGAGGTGCTTATTTATCTCAAGCGAATTTAGTCGGAACAAATTTAGTTAATGCTAATTTGCTCGGTGCGATCGGACTTCCGAACTATACAGGGAATGCGGAAGATTTTTATCGTTGGGGAATGGCAGAAGCCGAGAGAGATAATCACCAAAGGGCGCTGGAACTGCTGAATCAAGCTTTAGTCATGAAACCTGATTATGCTAATGCTTATTTAGGGCGCGGGATGGTGCAATTTAATCAAGGCGATCGCATTGCCGCACTTGCTGATACCAAAAAAGCAGCTGAACTCTACAACTCTCAAGGCGATCAAAATGGTGTTAAAGTCGCTCAACAAGTAATTGAGGGCATCGAACAACTCAACAATCCTAAAAAAGACAAAGGGCCGAGTACTGGTGAAAATTTGCTCAATTTATTTCAAGGGTTAGCAAGTTTGGCACTTCAATTGTGGCTTTAA
- a CDS encoding metallophosphoesterase, with product MHKLLTGRLKLEQLTVPIANLSPSLNGTKIVQLSDFHYDNLRLSETLLEEAIAKTNQIQPDLILLTGDYVTTDPTPIHKLILQLKHLKSRFGIYAVLGNHDLYFSHSKTTIIRALTSIGIHVLWNQIAYPFGSKLAIVGFADLRSYQFNPSAVMPQIDPQIPRLVLSHNPDTAEELQFWRVDLQLSGHTHGGQIIIPKIGPIPALLAKIYPFIPQPIRQKLPYGKKKYRVFQHWEWSQGLHQVGKNLIYVNRGLGTYPPGRLFCRPEITVIKLVST from the coding sequence ATGCACAAATTACTTACTGGAAGGTTAAAACTAGAACAGTTAACCGTGCCGATCGCAAATTTATCTCCATCTTTAAACGGCACTAAGATTGTACAACTATCAGATTTTCACTATGATAATCTCCGCTTGTCAGAAACTTTGTTAGAAGAGGCGATCGCTAAAACCAATCAAATTCAACCCGATTTAATCCTACTCACAGGCGACTACGTTACCACCGATCCAACCCCCATTCATAAACTAATACTACAACTCAAACATTTAAAAAGTCGCTTTGGTATTTATGCCGTTTTAGGCAACCACGATCTATATTTTTCCCATTCAAAAACCACTATCATTCGCGCCTTAACTAGTATTGGTATTCACGTCCTCTGGAATCAAATTGCTTATCCTTTCGGATCTAAATTAGCCATAGTTGGATTTGCCGATCTTCGTTCTTATCAATTTAACCCCAGCGCAGTCATGCCCCAAATAGATCCTCAGATTCCGCGCCTCGTCTTATCTCATAATCCTGATACCGCAGAAGAATTACAATTTTGGCGCGTCGATTTACAGTTATCTGGACATACTCACGGCGGACAAATCATTATCCCTAAAATTGGCCCGATCCCAGCATTATTGGCAAAAATCTATCCTTTCATCCCCCAACCCATCCGCCAGAAGCTACCTTATGGCAAGAAAAAATATAGAGTATTTCAACATTGGGAATGGTCTCAGGGCTTACACCAAGTAGGAAAAAACTTAATTTATGTGAATCGAGGTTTAGGTACTTATCCACCTGGACGATTGTTTTGTCGTCCAGAAATTACTGTAATCAAGCTAGTATCAACATAA
- a CDS encoding adenylate/guanylate cyclase domain-containing protein gives MNQQQELQNNLRETANILIVDDTPDNLRLLSTMLSGQGYCVRKAINGQMALKATQMSAPDLILLDINMPMMNGYEVCQALKSHPQTCKIPVIFISALDQVIDKIKAFEVGGVDYITKPFQLEEVLARINNQLNQKRLSEQLEYKNQQLQAEISDRKQAEVKISLLLAATQAINHADNFDTAIEEILHLICKTIGWDFGEAWIPDDDRQVLECSPGWYASEPNLEIFRQKSLLFTFPPNIGLPGRIWVHQQTEWIENLTSELSQDFSRQEIAVTVGLNCCFGVPILLSNEVLAILVFFKKGRTKEEVNLLELVNAVATQLGSLIQRKRAEEALRLAEQRYHSIVENAVDGIFQTTPSGRYISANAALAKIYGYDSPEELIAVLSNISHQLYVDVNRRQEFVNKMEKDHAVYGFESLIRRKDGKVIWISENARSVRDSTGKLLYYEGIVSDITVRKVALEALRYQQEQAEKLLLNILPEPIAQRLKLEQNTIADSFESVTVLFADLVGFTELSANTSPQQLVENLNIVFSEFDILAEQYGLEKIKTIGDAYMAVAGLPASRPDHAEAAAEMALGMLIKLTELNTKTNTNFSLRIGMNTGPVVAGVIGIKKFSYDLWGDTVNIASRMESQGIPGAIQVSTATYKLLKTKYQFTKRGSIPIKGKGEMVTYLLTGRNQN, from the coding sequence ATGAACCAGCAACAAGAACTACAAAACAATCTCCGAGAAACAGCTAACATTCTGATTGTTGATGATACCCCAGATAACTTACGTTTGTTATCTACTATGCTTTCTGGGCAAGGCTATTGTGTGCGAAAAGCAATTAATGGACAAATGGCTTTAAAAGCTACACAAATGTCTGCTCCAGACTTAATTTTATTAGATATTAATATGCCGATGATGAACGGTTACGAAGTATGTCAAGCTTTAAAATCTCATCCCCAAACTTGTAAAATCCCAGTAATTTTTATTAGTGCCTTGGATCAGGTAATAGATAAAATTAAAGCCTTTGAAGTAGGAGGAGTTGACTATATTACTAAACCATTTCAACTAGAAGAAGTTTTAGCAAGAATTAACAATCAATTAAATCAAAAAAGATTATCAGAACAACTAGAATATAAAAATCAGCAGTTACAAGCAGAAATTAGCGATCGCAAACAAGCCGAAGTAAAAATTTCCCTCTTACTAGCAGCAACTCAAGCCATTAATCACGCCGATAATTTTGACACCGCCATTGAAGAAATTCTCCATTTAATTTGCAAAACAATCGGCTGGGATTTTGGTGAAGCTTGGATTCCCGATGACGATCGACAAGTGCTAGAATGTTCTCCCGGTTGGTATGCTAGCGAACCCAATTTAGAAATATTTCGCCAAAAAAGCCTCCTATTTACATTTCCCCCCAACATCGGATTACCTGGCAGAATTTGGGTACATCAACAAACAGAATGGATTGAAAACCTTACTTCTGAATTATCCCAGGATTTTTCCCGCCAAGAAATTGCCGTTACAGTAGGATTAAACTGTTGCTTTGGGGTTCCTATTCTACTTAGCAATGAAGTGTTAGCAATCTTGGTTTTCTTCAAAAAAGGAAGAACTAAAGAAGAAGTTAACCTACTCGAACTAGTAAATGCCGTTGCTACACAATTAGGTTCATTAATTCAACGAAAACGCGCCGAAGAAGCCTTAAGATTGGCCGAACAAAGATATCACAGCATTGTTGAAAATGCAGTGGATGGCATTTTTCAAACCACACCATCTGGACGTTACATTAGCGCTAATGCTGCTTTAGCCAAAATTTATGGTTATGACTCGCCAGAGGAACTAATTGCCGTTTTGAGTAATATTTCTCACCAACTTTATGTTGATGTTAATCGCCGCCAAGAATTCGTCAATAAAATGGAAAAAGATCATGCCGTTTATGGATTTGAATCTTTAATTCGCCGCAAAGATGGTAAAGTAATTTGGATTAGTGAAAACGCCCGCTCTGTGCGTGATTCTACAGGAAAATTGCTTTATTATGAAGGTATAGTTTCTGATATTACAGTGCGAAAAGTTGCTTTAGAAGCTTTACGTTACCAACAAGAACAAGCAGAAAAACTATTACTTAATATTCTTCCTGAACCCATAGCTCAAAGATTAAAATTAGAACAAAATACGATCGCAGATAGTTTTGAAAGCGTCACAGTTTTATTTGCGGACTTAGTAGGTTTTACAGAACTATCAGCCAACACATCTCCGCAGCAACTCGTTGAAAATCTCAACATAGTTTTCTCTGAATTCGATATACTAGCTGAACAATACGGATTAGAAAAAATTAAAACGATTGGAGACGCTTATATGGCAGTAGCTGGACTTCCAGCTTCTCGACCCGATCATGCAGAAGCCGCAGCAGAAATGGCATTAGGTATGCTCATCAAACTTACCGAACTTAATACTAAAACCAATACAAATTTTAGCCTGAGAATTGGCATGAATACAGGCCCAGTTGTAGCTGGAGTAATTGGAATTAAAAAGTTTAGTTATGATTTATGGGGTGATACGGTTAATATCGCTAGCCGAATGGAATCTCAAGGTATTCCAGGTGCAATTCAAGTTAGTACAGCTACTTATAAATTATTAAAAACTAAGTACCAATTTACCAAACGTGGTTCGATTCCGATTAAAGGTAAGGGAGAAATGGTGACTTATCTACTCACAGGTAGAAATCAAAATTAA
- a CDS encoding diguanylate cyclase domain-containing protein, producing the protein MNNPQSPQYKADILIVDDTPDNLRLLSNMLMSQGYQVRKAINGKLALKGVQVSQPDLILLDINMPEINGYEVCQNLKSWQITRHIPVIFISALDETLDKIKAFQVGGVDYITKPFQVEEVLARVENQLTIHQLQKQLYQQNIKLQLEVIERQKVEEEIRFLFDTTQLISQAIDFDDALKVTLKQVCQAIDWDLGEAWIPNNKTSKLEYSGGWYTKDDGLKNFIEQSKSMTLSPSNGLPGRIWTSKKFEWVEDISIELNPNFTRQKIALEVGLKTAFGIPILANQEVLTILVFYQKRLLPLTARLVDLVHTVATQLASLIQLKRTEAALVKANQELERLATVDSLTGIANRRLFDEYLGLEWLQMFREQSPLSLILCDVDFFKLYNDTYGHLVGDFCLQQVATTINTCVKRPADLVARYGGEEFAVILPNTDTEGALKVAESIRQKVQSLQIRHSTSSVSEFVTLSLGVTTVIPNTEINPDILIAITDKALYAAKQQGRNRIFVENLVEQS; encoded by the coding sequence ATGAATAATCCACAATCGCCACAGTATAAAGCTGATATTTTAATAGTTGATGATACACCAGATAATCTACGGCTTTTGTCTAATATGCTGATGTCGCAAGGTTATCAGGTGAGAAAAGCAATTAATGGTAAGTTAGCTTTGAAAGGAGTACAAGTCAGCCAGCCAGATTTGATATTACTAGATATCAATATGCCAGAAATTAATGGCTATGAAGTTTGTCAAAATCTAAAATCTTGGCAAATTACTCGTCATATTCCAGTGATTTTTATTAGCGCCTTAGACGAAACTTTAGATAAAATTAAAGCGTTTCAAGTCGGAGGAGTAGATTATATTACCAAACCTTTTCAAGTGGAGGAAGTACTAGCTAGAGTTGAAAACCAATTAACAATACATCAATTGCAAAAACAACTTTATCAACAAAATATAAAATTACAATTGGAAGTTATTGAACGTCAAAAAGTTGAAGAAGAAATTAGATTTTTATTTGATACAACTCAACTAATTAGTCAAGCGATCGATTTTGATGATGCGCTAAAAGTAACACTAAAACAAGTTTGTCAAGCGATCGATTGGGATTTAGGAGAAGCTTGGATTCCCAACAATAAAACTAGTAAATTAGAATATAGTGGTGGTTGGTACACTAAAGATGACGGATTAAAAAACTTTATTGAACAGAGTAAATCCATGACATTATCTCCCAGTAACGGATTACCGGGAAGAATTTGGACTTCCAAAAAATTTGAGTGGGTAGAAGATATTTCAATTGAATTGAATCCTAACTTTACAAGACAAAAAATTGCTCTAGAAGTCGGCTTAAAAACAGCGTTTGGCATTCCGATTTTAGCCAATCAAGAAGTATTGACTATTCTGGTGTTTTATCAAAAACGATTACTGCCATTAACAGCTAGATTAGTCGATTTAGTTCATACTGTAGCCACCCAATTAGCTTCATTAATTCAGTTAAAAAGGACAGAAGCAGCTTTGGTTAAAGCTAATCAGGAGTTAGAACGACTGGCAACCGTAGATAGTTTAACGGGAATTGCTAATCGACGTTTATTTGATGAATATCTAGGATTAGAATGGTTACAAATGTTTCGAGAGCAATCCCCATTGTCGTTAATTTTATGTGATGTGGATTTTTTCAAACTTTACAACGATACTTATGGTCATCTTGTGGGAGATTTTTGTTTACAACAAGTAGCAACAACAATTAATACTTGTGTCAAACGCCCAGCAGATTTAGTAGCAAGATATGGAGGTGAAGAATTTGCCGTGATTTTGCCTAATACTGACACTGAAGGAGCGCTTAAAGTAGCAGAATCAATCAGACAAAAAGTGCAATCTCTTCAGATCAGACATTCTACATCTAGCGTGAGCGAATTTGTCACTCTAAGTTTAGGAGTAACAACGGTTATTCCTAATACAGAAATTAATCCTGATATTTTAATTGCCATCACTGATAAAGCGCTTTATGCAGCTAAGCAACAAGGAAGAAATCGGATTTTTGTCGAAAACTTAGTTGAACAGAGTTAG